The following proteins are co-located in the Eublepharis macularius isolate TG4126 chromosome 5, MPM_Emac_v1.0, whole genome shotgun sequence genome:
- the LOC129330805 gene encoding dnaJ homolog subfamily B member 6-like: protein MINYYDILGVQRNASVDNIKKAYRKLALKVHPDKNPEDREAAEKKFLEISKAYEVLSDAKKRDMYDKFSHRHTSEKERRRGERGDHGRRYNDEDRVKERVVDIELGAHGPHLNVHMETDSFSLNIFGDLIDDISASIRGVSPVAGTGFTSFGSKTPGGCSSSSITSLNNSGNVRFKSIITTRKIINGKEIITKRIVVDGKERVKVEEKLISH from the exons ATGATAAATTACTATGACATTCTGGGAGTGCAAAGAAATGCATCTGTGGATAACATTAAAAAGGCATACCGAAAATTGGCCTTAAAAGTTCATCCTGATAAAAATCCAGAGGATAGGGAGGCagcagagaaaaaattcctaGAAATATCAAAAGCATATGAAGTCTTATCTGATGCTAAAAAGAGGGACATGTATGACAAATTCAGCCACAG GCACACAAGTGAAAAAGAGAGACGAAGGGGAGAAAGAGGTGACCATGGAAGAAGATATAATGATGAAGACAGAGTCAAAGAAAGAGTTGTTGACATTGAATTGGGTGCTCATGGCCCACACCTGAATGTACACATGGAAACAGACTCCTTTTCACTGAATATCTTCGGTGACCTGATtgatgacatttctgcctccatCAGAGGGGTATCTCCAGTTGCAGGAACTGGATTTACTTCGTTTGGTTCTAAAACCCCTGGGGGTTGCTCCAGTTCTTCCATCACATCTCTGAACAACAGTGGGAATGTCAGGTTCAAATCCATCATAACTACCAGAAAGATTATTAATGGCAAAGAGATCATTACAAAGAGAATTGTGGTGGATGGCAAAGAAAGAGTTAAAGTTGAAGAGAAGCTGATTTCTCACTGA